A portion of the Oxynema aestuarii AP17 genome contains these proteins:
- a CDS encoding adenylate kinase, giving the protein MTRLIFLGPPGAGKGTQAKQLADFCKIPHISTGDLLRDAVARQTELGNRAKGYMDRGELVPDDLLLDMVRDRLAEEDAQNGWILDGFPRNVAQADFLDKLLADIHQECDCAVNLDVPDSILVERLLGRGRQDDNEETIRRRLEVYREQTAPVIEYYSQHDLLVSLDGDRDVEAVTESLKQAVLS; this is encoded by the coding sequence GTGACCCGATTAATTTTTTTAGGCCCGCCGGGAGCGGGTAAAGGTACGCAAGCCAAACAATTGGCGGATTTTTGCAAGATTCCCCATATTTCTACGGGGGATCTGTTGCGCGACGCGGTCGCCCGCCAAACGGAGTTGGGCAATCGAGCGAAAGGATATATGGATCGCGGCGAATTAGTCCCGGACGACCTGTTACTCGATATGGTTCGCGATCGCCTCGCCGAAGAAGATGCCCAAAATGGGTGGATCCTCGACGGCTTCCCTCGCAATGTCGCTCAGGCCGATTTTTTAGACAAGCTGCTCGCAGACATTCACCAGGAATGCGATTGCGCTGTCAATTTGGACGTTCCCGACTCGATTTTAGTTGAACGGTTGTTGGGTCGCGGTCGCCAAGATGACAATGAGGAAACGATTCGCCGCCGTTTGGAAGTCTACCGCGAGCAAACCGCTCCGGTGATCGAGTATTACAGCCAGCACGACCTGCTCGTGTCTCTCGACGGCGATCGCGACGTCGAAGCGGTCACGGAATCTCTCAAACAAGCCGTCCTGTCTTAG
- the secY gene encoding preprotein translocase subunit SecY encodes MVVSRDKAPTPQETFMQMAQAAGLRGRLLLTIGMLVLVRLGVWIPVPGIDRQAFQNNISDSPLIGFLDLFSGGGLRALGIFALGILPYINASIIMQLLTAALPSLEDLQKNEGEAGRRKISQITRYVALAWALLQSTGIAIWVSAFAETPNPGFLFYAETALALTAGSMFVMWVSESITERGVGNGASLLIFINIVAVLPKSLGDTVALAQSGDRDIIGRVIILLLVFLITIVGIVFVQEGSRRIPIISARRQVGRKLYRERTSYLPLRLNQGGVMPIIFASAVLILPGSLAQFTNNNIFISVAQYLSPSGPTPWLYVAFYLLLILFFSYFYASLIINPVDMAQNLKKMGASIPGIRPGRATSEYVERVLNRLTFLGAVFLGLVAIVPTAVESATRVPTFQGLGATSLLILVGVAIDTAKQIQTYVISQRYEGMVKQ; translated from the coding sequence ATGGTCGTTAGTCGAGACAAAGCGCCAACCCCTCAGGAGACTTTCATGCAGATGGCTCAAGCAGCTGGCCTTCGAGGTCGGCTGCTTCTGACCATTGGTATGCTGGTTTTGGTTCGTTTGGGCGTCTGGATCCCCGTACCGGGCATCGATCGCCAAGCCTTCCAAAACAACATCAGCGACAGTCCCCTGATCGGTTTTTTAGATCTGTTTTCTGGTGGGGGGTTGCGAGCCTTGGGGATTTTTGCCCTGGGGATCCTACCTTACATTAACGCCTCCATTATCATGCAGTTATTGACTGCGGCCCTTCCGAGTCTCGAAGACTTGCAAAAAAATGAAGGGGAAGCCGGACGGCGGAAAATTTCTCAAATCACCCGTTACGTCGCCCTGGCGTGGGCGTTGCTCCAAAGTACGGGGATTGCCATTTGGGTGAGCGCTTTCGCCGAAACACCCAATCCCGGCTTTTTGTTTTACGCCGAAACCGCTCTCGCCCTCACTGCAGGCTCGATGTTCGTCATGTGGGTGTCGGAGTCGATTACCGAACGGGGCGTGGGGAACGGCGCGTCTTTATTGATTTTTATCAATATTGTGGCGGTGTTGCCGAAATCTCTCGGAGATACGGTAGCCCTGGCCCAGAGTGGCGATCGCGACATCATCGGTCGGGTCATTATCTTGCTGCTCGTCTTTTTGATCACGATCGTCGGCATCGTCTTCGTACAAGAAGGAAGCCGACGCATTCCCATTATCTCCGCCCGCCGTCAAGTCGGTCGCAAGCTCTATCGGGAACGCACCAGCTACCTCCCCTTACGCTTGAACCAAGGCGGCGTCATGCCGATTATCTTTGCCTCGGCGGTGTTAATTCTGCCCGGTTCTTTAGCGCAATTTACCAATAACAACATTTTCATCTCCGTCGCTCAATATCTCAGCCCGAGCGGTCCGACTCCTTGGCTGTACGTTGCTTTTTACCTGCTCTTGATTTTGTTTTTCAGCTATTTCTACGCCTCGTTGATTATCAACCCCGTGGATATGGCTCAGAATTTGAAGAAAATGGGAGCGAGTATTCCTGGAATCCGCCCCGGACGGGCGACGAGCGAGTATGTAGAACGGGTGCTCAATCGGTTGACTTTTTTAGGGGCAGTCTTCCTCGGTTTGGTGGCGATCGTGCCGACTGCCGTGGAAAGTGCCACCCGGGTTCCGACGTTTCAAGGGTTGGGGGCGACCTCTCTGCTCATTCTAGTCGGCGTGGCGATCGATACGGCCAAACAAATCCAAACTTACGTCATTTCGCAACGCTATGAAGGAATGGTGAAACAATAG
- the rplO gene encoding 50S ribosomal protein L15: MRLNDAVPQKGSKKRRRRLGRGISAGQGASCGKGMRGQKSRSGGSTRPGFEGGQLPLYRRLPKLKHFTVINRKHYTTINVGQLASLAANSEVTLASLLENGLVTTDDGPLKILGDGELNVALTVKAAAFTANARRKIEAVGGSCHVLDASAKAES, translated from the coding sequence ATGAGATTAAATGATGCTGTACCCCAAAAGGGGTCTAAAAAGCGGCGGCGTCGCTTAGGTCGGGGCATTTCTGCAGGTCAAGGCGCCAGTTGCGGCAAGGGAATGCGCGGGCAGAAATCTCGTTCCGGCGGCAGTACCCGTCCCGGTTTTGAAGGCGGACAACTGCCTCTATACCGTCGGTTGCCGAAACTCAAGCACTTTACGGTCATCAATCGCAAACATTACACTACGATTAACGTAGGCCAGTTGGCATCTTTAGCCGCCAACAGCGAAGTCACCTTAGCTTCCTTGTTAGAAAACGGTCTCGTGACAACCGACGACGGGCCGCTCAAAATCCTAGGCGACGGCGAACTCAACGTGGCTCTCACGGTGAAAGCGGCTGCCTTTACCGCCAATGCCCGCCGCAAAATCGAGGCAGTTGGTGGGAGTTGTCACGTGCTAGATGCCAGCGCCAAAGCGGAAAGTTAA
- the rpsE gene encoding 30S ribosomal protein S5 gives MADRRKKTNRNRDKDTDWQERVVQIRRVTKVVKGGKKLSFRAIVVVGNERGQVGVGVGKAGDVISAVKKGVADAKKHLVEVPMNRANSIPHPTQGQGGGAKVIMRPAAPGTGVIAGGAVRTVLELAGVRNILAKQLGSSNPLNNARAAINALASLRRFSEVAEERGIAIEKLYA, from the coding sequence ATGGCGGATCGTCGCAAAAAAACTAATCGCAATCGTGACAAAGACACGGATTGGCAAGAGCGGGTCGTCCAGATCCGCCGCGTCACCAAAGTCGTTAAAGGCGGTAAAAAACTCAGCTTCCGTGCCATTGTCGTCGTCGGTAACGAACGCGGCCAAGTCGGCGTCGGCGTCGGTAAAGCCGGAGACGTCATCAGTGCCGTCAAAAAAGGCGTAGCCGACGCCAAAAAGCACCTGGTCGAAGTTCCCATGAACCGCGCCAACTCCATTCCGCACCCCACTCAAGGTCAAGGGGGTGGCGCCAAAGTGATCATGAGACCCGCCGCCCCAGGGACCGGGGTAATTGCCGGGGGCGCCGTGCGTACCGTCCTCGAACTCGCAGGCGTGCGTAACATCTTGGCCAAACAGCTCGGTTCGAGCAACCCGCTCAACAACGCCCGGGCAGCCATTAACGCCCTCGCCAGTCTGCGCCGCTTCTCCGAAGTGGCCGAAGAACGCGGCATTGCTATTGAAAAACTTTACGCTTAG
- the rplR gene encoding 50S ribosomal protein L18, protein MKLTRKESIRRRHRRVRRKVSGTSERPRLVIFRSNQHIYAQVIDDTKHHTLAAASTLDPALKETLKSGATCEASAAVGKLVAQRAVEQGIQKVVFDRGGNLYHGRVKSLAEAAREAGLDF, encoded by the coding sequence ATGAAGCTGACTCGAAAAGAATCGATCCGGCGTCGGCATCGCCGGGTACGTCGCAAGGTATCGGGCACCTCCGAACGGCCTCGCTTAGTCATCTTTCGATCCAACCAACATATTTACGCTCAAGTGATCGACGATACCAAGCATCACACCTTGGCTGCCGCCTCGACCTTGGATCCCGCACTCAAAGAGACTTTGAAATCCGGTGCCACCTGTGAAGCTTCTGCCGCCGTGGGCAAACTCGTCGCCCAGCGCGCCGTAGAACAAGGCATCCAAAAGGTCGTTTTCGATCGCGGCGGCAACCTCTACCACGGACGGGTCAAATCTTTAGCCGAAGCCGCGCGGGAAGCTGGGCTGGACTTCTAG
- the rplF gene encoding 50S ribosomal protein L6: MSRIGKRPIQIPNKVEIAVDGQQVSVKGPKGQLSRVLPAEVIVELDGETVSVKRRDESRVARQRHGLSRTLVANMVEGVSQGFQKRLQIQGVGYRAQVQGRNLILNVGYSKPVEINPPEGINVQVENNTEVIVSGIDKEVVGNTAAKIRDVRPPEPYKGKGIRYAGEQVRRKAGKAGKK, encoded by the coding sequence ATGTCGCGAATTGGCAAGCGCCCCATCCAAATTCCCAATAAAGTAGAAATCGCCGTTGACGGGCAACAAGTCTCGGTCAAAGGCCCCAAAGGCCAACTCTCTAGAGTCCTTCCCGCCGAAGTGATCGTCGAACTCGACGGCGAAACCGTCAGCGTTAAAAGACGGGACGAATCCCGCGTCGCCAGACAACGACACGGACTGAGCCGAACCTTAGTCGCCAACATGGTCGAAGGCGTTTCTCAAGGATTCCAAAAGCGCCTGCAAATCCAAGGCGTCGGTTACCGCGCCCAAGTCCAAGGTCGCAACTTAATTCTCAACGTCGGCTACAGCAAACCTGTTGAAATCAATCCTCCAGAAGGGATTAACGTGCAGGTCGAAAACAACACCGAAGTCATCGTGAGCGGCATCGACAAAGAAGTCGTCGGCAACACCGCCGCCAAGATTCGCGATGTTCGTCCCCCCGAACCTTACAAAGGTAAAGGCATTCGCTATGCAGGCGAGCAAGTCAGACGTAAAGCTGGGAAAGCAGGGAAAAAATAG
- the rpsH gene encoding 30S ribosomal protein S8, giving the protein MAANDTIADMLTRIRNASLARHQTTQVPSTRMTRAIAEVLKAEGFIGDYEETGEGIKKMLAISLKYKGKNRQPIITALKRVSKPGLRVYSNRKELPRVLGGIGIAIVSTSSGIMTDREARHKGIGGEVLCYVW; this is encoded by the coding sequence ATGGCGGCAAACGATACAATTGCAGACATGCTGACGCGCATCCGCAATGCCAGTCTGGCGCGGCATCAAACCACGCAAGTTCCATCGACTCGCATGACTCGCGCGATCGCCGAAGTGCTCAAAGCCGAAGGCTTTATTGGCGACTACGAAGAGACTGGCGAAGGCATCAAAAAAATGCTGGCGATCTCTTTGAAATACAAAGGGAAAAACCGACAGCCGATTATCACGGCGTTAAAACGAGTGAGCAAACCCGGATTGAGAGTGTACTCCAACCGGAAAGAACTCCCCCGAGTTTTAGGCGGTATTGGTATTGCGATCGTCTCGACGTCCTCGGGAATCATGACCGATAGAGAAGCCCGTCACAAGGGCATTGGTGGGGAAGTGCTTTGTTATGTCTGGTAA
- the rplE gene encoding 50S ribosomal protein L5, which yields MTQSLKSLYQETIVPKLMEQFNYENIHQVPKLVKVTVNRGLGEASQNAKALESSINEIATITGQKPVVTRAKKAIAGFKLRQGMPVGVMVTLRGDRMYSFLTRLINLALPRIRDFRGVSPKSFDGRGNYTLGLREQLIFPEIDYDGIDQIRGMDITIVTTANTDEEGRALLKEMGMPFWNR from the coding sequence ATGACACAATCACTCAAATCTCTCTATCAAGAAACGATCGTTCCCAAGCTGATGGAACAATTCAACTATGAGAATATCCATCAGGTTCCCAAACTCGTAAAGGTTACGGTTAACCGAGGGTTGGGTGAAGCGTCGCAAAATGCGAAAGCGCTCGAATCCTCGATTAATGAAATCGCTACCATTACCGGACAAAAACCCGTCGTCACCCGCGCGAAAAAGGCGATCGCCGGGTTCAAGCTCCGCCAAGGAATGCCCGTAGGCGTGATGGTCACCCTCCGAGGGGATCGCATGTATTCCTTCCTGACCCGCCTCATCAATCTGGCTCTGCCTCGGATCCGCGACTTTCGTGGAGTGAGTCCCAAAAGCTTTGACGGTCGCGGAAATTACACCTTGGGTTTGCGAGAGCAATTGATCTTTCCGGAAATCGACTACGACGGCATCGATCAAATCCGTGGGATGGACATTACGATCGTCACCACCGCAAACACAGACGAAGAGGGCCGCGCCTTGCTCAAAGAAATGGGTATGCCGTTCTGGAATCGCTAG
- the rplX gene encoding 50S ribosomal protein L24, translated as MPKYKSSKGKPSASYKMHVKQGDTVQVIAGRDKGKVGEILKAIPKTSKVIVQGVNVRTRHVKPRQEGESGRIETFEAPIHSSNVMLYSTKKEVASRICYTFNDEGKKVRMLKKTGEIID; from the coding sequence ATGCCTAAATATAAAAGTAGCAAAGGCAAACCGTCCGCCAGCTACAAAATGCACGTCAAACAAGGCGACACCGTGCAAGTGATTGCAGGTCGAGATAAAGGGAAAGTCGGCGAAATTCTCAAAGCTATTCCCAAGACCAGCAAGGTGATCGTCCAAGGAGTGAACGTTCGTACCCGCCACGTCAAACCCCGCCAAGAGGGAGAATCCGGTCGGATCGAAACCTTTGAAGCTCCCATCCACAGCTCCAACGTGATGCTGTATTCCACTAAAAAAGAGGTGGCCAGTCGGATTTGCTACACCTTCAACGACGAAGGTAAAAAAGTCCGCATGCTCAAGAAAACTGGGGAAATTATCGATTGA
- the rplN gene encoding 50S ribosomal protein L14: MIQQESMLNVADNSGAKRLQCIRVLGGNRRYAGVGDIVIAVVKDAIPNMAIKKSDIVRAVIVRTRKGLRRESGMSIRFDDNAAVIINQDGNPRGTRVFGPVARELRDKNFTKIVSLAPEVL; encoded by the coding sequence GTGATTCAACAAGAATCGATGCTCAATGTTGCCGATAATAGCGGTGCAAAGCGCTTGCAATGCATTCGCGTCTTAGGAGGCAACCGTCGTTATGCAGGTGTTGGCGACATCGTGATCGCCGTCGTCAAAGATGCCATCCCCAACATGGCCATCAAAAAGTCCGATATCGTGCGTGCCGTGATCGTAAGGACTCGCAAAGGCTTGCGCCGCGAAAGTGGCATGAGTATTCGCTTTGACGACAACGCGGCAGTCATCATCAACCAAGATGGCAATCCTAGAGGAACCCGGGTATTTGGTCCGGTGGCTCGCGAACTGCGCGATAAAAACTTCACCAAAATTGTGTCCTTAGCTCCGGAGGTACTCTGA
- the rpsQ gene encoding 30S ribosomal protein S17 produces the protein MAVKERVGVVVSDKMNKTVVVAVENRAAHSKYGKIVVQTKRYKAHDEDNQCKEGDRVRIQETRPLSRTKRWKVIEILTSAAEV, from the coding sequence ATGGCAGTAAAAGAAAGAGTCGGCGTCGTCGTCAGCGACAAGATGAATAAAACCGTCGTCGTTGCCGTTGAAAACCGTGCCGCCCACTCCAAGTACGGAAAAATCGTCGTTCAAACGAAGCGGTATAAAGCGCACGACGAAGACAATCAGTGTAAAGAGGGCGATCGCGTCCGCATCCAGGAAACTCGCCCCCTCAGCCGTACCAAACGCTGGAAAGTCATCGAGATTCTCACGAGCGCCGCCGAGGTCTAA
- the rpmC gene encoding 50S ribosomal protein L29: MSFPKISEVRELSDEALAEEIASVKRELFQLRLKKATGQLEGTHHFKHLKHKLAQMLTVEGERQRQAASSSEASSTTESQAE; this comes from the coding sequence ATGTCTTTTCCCAAGATTTCTGAGGTCAGAGAACTCAGTGATGAAGCTTTGGCTGAAGAGATTGCATCGGTCAAGCGCGAGCTGTTCCAGTTGCGTCTCAAGAAAGCCACGGGCCAACTAGAAGGCACCCATCACTTCAAACATCTCAAACACAAGTTGGCGCAAATGCTGACGGTAGAAGGTGAGAGACAAAGACAGGCCGCGTCTTCTTCCGAAGCTTCGTCAACGACCGAGTCACAAGCAGAATAA
- the rplP gene encoding 50S ribosomal protein L16 → MLSPRRTKFRKQQRGRMRGLATRGNKINFGDFALQSTEPAWITSRQIEAGRRAMTRYIRRGGKIWIRVFPDKPVTMRPAETRMGSGKGSPEYWVAVVKPGRILFEIGGVPEATAREAMRLAANKLPIKTKFISREGEQS, encoded by the coding sequence ATGTTAAGTCCTAGAAGAACGAAATTCCGCAAACAACAACGCGGGCGGATGAGGGGTCTGGCTACCCGAGGCAACAAAATTAATTTTGGCGATTTTGCCCTGCAATCGACCGAGCCAGCCTGGATTACCTCGCGTCAAATCGAGGCCGGACGTCGGGCCATGACCCGCTACATCCGCCGGGGTGGGAAAATCTGGATTCGCGTTTTCCCCGACAAACCCGTGACCATGCGTCCGGCAGAAACCCGGATGGGTTCCGGAAAAGGATCCCCGGAATATTGGGTGGCGGTCGTCAAACCCGGTCGCATTCTGTTTGAGATCGGTGGGGTTCCCGAAGCCACCGCCCGGGAAGCCATGCGCTTGGCGGCTAACAAGCTGCCGATTAAGACGAAGTTCATCTCGCGCGAAGGGGAGCAATCGTAA
- the rpsC gene encoding 30S ribosomal protein S3, producing the protein MGQKIHPIGFRIGVTQEHRSRWFADSKRYPEILQEDYEIREYVRKTLSNAGISEVRIERKADQIDLEVRTARPGVVVGRGGTGIESLRTGLQDLLGGSNRQIRINVVEVARVDADATLIAEYIASQLERRVSFRRVVRQAIQRAQKAGVEGIKVQVSGRLNGAEIARTEWTREGRVPLHTLRADIDYSYRTARTIYGILGVKVWIFKGEIIPGQEEIPNPAVGQPRRRQQRRRQQFEDRSNDS; encoded by the coding sequence GTGGGACAAAAAATTCATCCAATAGGCTTTCGCATCGGTGTAACCCAAGAGCATCGCTCTCGTTGGTTTGCCGACAGCAAGCGCTATCCCGAAATCCTCCAAGAGGATTACGAGATTCGCGAATACGTCCGCAAAACCCTCAGCAACGCGGGCATTTCTGAAGTTCGCATCGAACGCAAAGCCGATCAAATCGATTTAGAAGTTCGCACCGCCCGTCCCGGCGTCGTCGTCGGTCGCGGCGGCACCGGAATCGAATCCTTGCGAACCGGACTCCAAGACCTGCTCGGCGGCAGCAACCGCCAGATTCGCATCAACGTCGTCGAAGTCGCCCGCGTCGATGCCGACGCCACCTTGATCGCCGAGTACATCGCCAGCCAACTCGAACGGCGGGTTTCCTTCCGTCGCGTCGTCCGCCAAGCGATCCAGCGCGCTCAAAAAGCAGGCGTTGAAGGCATTAAAGTCCAAGTGAGCGGTCGGCTCAACGGCGCCGAAATCGCCCGCACCGAATGGACCCGCGAAGGTCGAGTTCCCCTGCATACCCTGCGCGCGGATATCGATTATTCCTACCGCACCGCTCGGACGATTTACGGCATCCTCGGCGTCAAAGTGTGGATCTTCAAGGGAGAAATTATTCCCGGACAAGAAGAAATCCCCAACCCCGCCGTCGGCCAACCCCGCCGCCGTCAACAAAGACGCCGCCAGCAATTTGAAGACCGCTCGAACGATTCCTAA
- the rplV gene encoding 50S ribosomal protein L22: protein MAIDTTQEVKAIARYVPMSPYKVRRVLDQIRGRSYREALILLEFMPYRACDPIRKTLRSAAANAEHNEGLDPATLMVSTAFADQGPSLKRYRPRAQGRAYMIRKPTCHITVAVAPEQSDN from the coding sequence ATGGCGATTGATACCACCCAAGAAGTCAAAGCGATCGCGCGCTACGTTCCCATGTCTCCCTACAAGGTACGTCGCGTCCTCGATCAAATTCGCGGTCGTTCCTATCGCGAAGCCCTGATCTTGCTCGAATTCATGCCCTATCGCGCCTGCGACCCGATCCGCAAAACTCTGCGATCGGCAGCCGCCAACGCCGAACATAACGAGGGCTTAGATCCGGCAACGTTAATGGTTTCGACAGCATTTGCCGACCAAGGCCCGAGCTTGAAACGCTACCGCCCTCGCGCTCAAGGCCGCGCCTACATGATTCGCAAACCCACCTGTCACATTACCGTCGCCGTCGCTCCCGAACAAAGCGACAACTAA
- the rpsS gene encoding 30S ribosomal protein S19, producing MGRSLKKGPFVADHLLRKVEILNDKGEKQVIKTWSRASTIIPQMVGHTIAVHNGRQHVPIYISEQMVGHKLGEFAPTRTFRGHAKSDKKSRR from the coding sequence ATGGGTCGTTCTCTTAAAAAAGGTCCTTTCGTCGCCGACCATTTGCTGCGAAAGGTTGAAATTTTGAATGATAAAGGCGAAAAGCAAGTGATCAAAACTTGGTCGCGCGCTTCGACGATCATTCCTCAAATGGTGGGGCATACGATCGCCGTTCACAACGGACGCCAGCACGTTCCTATTTACATCAGCGAACAAATGGTCGGACATAAATTAGGCGAATTTGCGCCGACCCGAACCTTCCGGGGACATGCAAAAAGTGATAAAAAGTCCCGCCGCTAA
- the rplB gene encoding 50S ribosomal protein L2, with protein MGIRSYRPYTPSTRQHSVSDFAEVTRNDPEKSLTTSKHRKKGRNNRGVITCRHRGGGHKRLYRIIDFRRDKRDIPAKVAQIEYDPNRNARIALLHYRDGEKRYILHPNGLQVGSEVIAGSESPLEVGNALPLANIPLGTSVHNVELVPGKGGQIVRAAGTSAQVVAKEGNFVTLKLPSTEVRLIRRECYATIGQVGNADHRNISLGKAGRTRWKGRRPQVRGSVMNPVDHPHGGGEGRAPIGRSGPVTPWGKPALGAKTRKKRKLSDAYIVRRRRRSSKRGKGGRDS; from the coding sequence ATGGGCATCCGTTCTTATCGGCCATACACTCCAAGCACCCGCCAACACAGCGTTTCGGACTTTGCGGAAGTCACCCGCAACGACCCCGAAAAGTCCCTGACGACCTCCAAGCACCGCAAAAAAGGCCGCAACAACCGAGGCGTCATCACCTGTCGGCATCGTGGGGGCGGTCACAAACGTCTCTATAGAATTATCGACTTCCGGCGCGACAAGCGGGATATCCCGGCCAAAGTAGCGCAGATCGAATACGATCCCAACCGCAATGCTCGCATTGCCCTGCTGCATTACCGAGACGGCGAAAAACGCTACATCTTGCATCCCAACGGCCTGCAAGTCGGCAGCGAAGTGATCGCCGGATCCGAATCTCCCCTCGAAGTCGGGAACGCCTTACCCCTGGCCAACATTCCCCTCGGCACCAGCGTTCACAACGTCGAACTCGTTCCCGGAAAAGGCGGTCAGATCGTCCGTGCTGCCGGAACCAGCGCCCAAGTCGTGGCCAAAGAAGGCAACTTCGTCACCCTCAAGTTACCTTCCACGGAAGTTCGCCTGATCCGTCGCGAATGCTACGCCACCATCGGCCAAGTCGGCAATGCCGACCACCGCAATATCAGTCTCGGTAAAGCCGGACGGACGCGCTGGAAAGGCCGTCGCCCGCAAGTCCGAGGCAGCGTGATGAACCCCGTCGATCACCCCCACGGTGGTGGGGAAGGGCGCGCCCCGATCGGCAGAAGTGGCCCGGTTACTCCTTGGGGTAAACCCGCATTGGGTGCCAAAACCCGCAAGAAACGCAAGCTCAGCGACGCTTACATCGTCCGCCGCCGCCGTCGTTCCTCGAAACGGGGTAAAGGCGGTCGCGATTCCTAA
- a CDS encoding 50S ribosomal protein L23, which yields MTKHETRDLADLILRPILSEKATILMEQNKYMFDVVPKATKPEIKAAIEYLFDVKVTSVNTQHLPPKKRRVGRFVGYKAHYKRAIVTLAPEDSLQPVFFPEV from the coding sequence GTGACTAAACATGAAACTCGCGATCTCGCCGATCTGATCCTCCGTCCGATTCTCAGCGAAAAAGCAACGATTTTGATGGAGCAGAACAAATACATGTTTGACGTCGTGCCCAAAGCGACCAAACCTGAAATCAAGGCGGCGATCGAATATTTGTTCGACGTTAAAGTCACGAGCGTCAACACCCAACACCTGCCCCCGAAAAAGCGTAGAGTCGGTCGATTTGTCGGCTACAAAGCTCACTACAAACGGGCGATCGTCACCTTAGCCCCCGAAGATTCGTTGCAACCCGTCTTCTTCCCCGAAGTGTAG
- the rplD gene encoding 50S ribosomal protein L4, producing the protein MVNCTVKNWDGQQVGEASIELAVAKEETAAHVVHRAVRRQMCNARQGTASTKTRSEVRGGGRKPWRQKGTGRARAGSIRSPLWRGGGVIFGPKPRDYRIKMNRKERRLALRTALMSRAEALVVVEDFGSKLSRPKTKELMGALNRWGVEPGEKVLLILCEREQNIYLSARNVPTIRMVGADKLNVYDLLLADKIVITPAGLEKIQEVYSD; encoded by the coding sequence ATGGTTAACTGTACAGTCAAAAATTGGGACGGCCAACAAGTCGGAGAAGCCAGCATCGAGTTGGCGGTAGCGAAAGAAGAAACGGCAGCACACGTCGTCCACCGGGCCGTGCGCCGTCAAATGTGCAACGCCCGTCAGGGGACGGCTTCCACGAAAACCCGATCGGAAGTCAGAGGCGGGGGTAGAAAACCCTGGCGTCAGAAAGGAACCGGACGCGCCCGCGCGGGTTCGATCCGATCGCCCTTATGGCGGGGCGGCGGTGTCATCTTCGGCCCCAAACCGAGAGATTACCGCATCAAAATGAACCGTAAAGAACGGCGACTCGCCCTGAGAACGGCGCTGATGAGTCGGGCCGAAGCATTGGTCGTCGTCGAAGATTTTGGCAGCAAACTGTCGCGACCCAAAACCAAAGAGTTAATGGGCGCCCTGAATCGTTGGGGAGTGGAACCCGGCGAAAAAGTCCTGCTGATCTTGTGCGAACGCGAGCAAAACATTTATTTATCCGCGCGCAACGTCCCCACAATCCGCATGGTCGGCGCTGACAAATTAAATGTTTACGACCTGCTTTTAGCTGACAAGATCGTCATCACCCCGGCGGGTCTAGAGAAAATTCAGGAGGTTTACAGTGACTAA